From the genome of Bubalus bubalis isolate 160015118507 breed Murrah chromosome 2, NDDB_SH_1, whole genome shotgun sequence, one region includes:
- the LOC112587907 gene encoding histone H2A type 1, which yields MSGRGKQGGKARAKAKTRSSRAGLQFPVGRVHRLLRKGNYAERVGAGAPVYLAAVLEYLTAEILELAGNAARDNKKTRIIPRHLQLAIRNDEELNKLLGKVTIAQGGVLPNIQAVLLPKKTESHHKAKGK from the coding sequence ATGTCTGGACGGGGAAAACAAGGTGGCAAGGCTCGAGCTAAGGCCAAGACCCGCTCTTCGCGGGCCGGACTTCAGTTTCCCGTGGGCCGAGTGCACCGTCTGCTTCGCAAAGGGAACTATGCTGAGCGGGTCGGGGCGGGAGCACCGGTGTATCTGGCGGCCGTGCTGGAGTACCTGACGGCCGAGATCCTGGAGCTGGCGGGCAACGCGGCCCGGGACAACAAGAAGACCCGCATCATCCCGCGTCACTTGCAGCTGGCCATCCGCAACGACGAGGAGCTCAACAAGCTGCTGGGCAAAGTCACCATCGCTCAGGGCGGCGTCCTGCCCAACATCCAGGCCGTGCTGCTCCCTAAGAAGACCGAGAGTCACCATAAGGCCAAGGGCAAGTAA
- the LOC102411322 gene encoding histone H2B type 1-C/E/F/G/I, with the protein MPEPAKSVSAPKKGSKKAVTKAQKKDGKKRKRSRKESYSVYVYKVLKQVHPDTGISSKAMGIMNSFVNDIFERIAGEASRLAQYNKRSTITSREIQTAVRLLLPGELAKHAVSEGTKAVTKYTSSK; encoded by the coding sequence ATGCCTGAACCGGCTAAGTCTGTTTCTGCTCCTAAAAAGGGCtctaaaaaagctgtgaccaaggcccagaagaaggaCGGCAAGAAGCGCAAACGCAGCCGCAAGGAGAGCTACTCCGTGTACGTGTACAAAGTGCTGAAACAAGTCCATCCGGACACCGGTATCTcgtccaaggccatgggaatcatgaactcctttgtCAACGACATTTTTGAGCGCATCGCTGGCGAGGCATCGCGCCTGGCGCAGTATAACAAGCGCTcgactatcacatccagggagatccagaccgccgtgcgcttgctgctacctggggagctggccaagcacgccgtgtccgagggcactaaggctgtcaccaagtataccagctccaagtaa
- the LOC102411659 gene encoding histone H2A type 1-B codes for MSGRGKQGGKARAKAKTRSSRAGLQFPVGRVHRLLRKGNYSERVGAGAPVYLAAVLEYLTAEILELAGNAARDNKKTRIIPRHLQLAIRNDEELNKLLGRVTIAQGGVLPNIQAVLLPKKTESHHKAKGK; via the coding sequence ATGTCTGGGCGCGGGAAGCAAGGAGGGAAAGCCCGAGCAAAAGCGAAGACCCGTTCTTCGCGGGCCGGACTGCAGTTCCCCGTGGGCCGAGTTCACCGACTGCTTCGCAAGGGTAACTACTCCGAGCGGGTCGGTGCCGGGGCCCCGGTGTACCTGGCGGCGGTACTGGAGTACCTGACCGCCGAGATTCTAGAGCTGGCAGGCAATGCGGCCCGGGACAACAAGAAGACCCGTATTATTCCGCGTCACCTACAGCTGGCCATCCGCAACGACGAGGAGCTCAACAAGCTGCTGGGTCGTGTGACCATTGCTCAGGGTGGTGTGCTGCCCAACATCCAGGCGGTGCTACTGCCCAAGAAGACCGAGAGCCACCACAAGGCCAAGGGCAAGTGA
- the LOC102395151 gene encoding histone H4: MSGRGKGGKGLGKGGAKRHRKVLRDNIQGITKPAIRRLARRGGVKRISGLIYEETRGVLKVFLENVIRDAVTYTEHAKRKTVTAMDVVYALKRQGRTLYGFGG; the protein is encoded by the coding sequence ATGTCTGGACGCGGTAAAGGCGGAAAGGGGCTCGGGAAAGGTGGTGCCAAGCGCCATCGTAAAGTTCTGCGAGATAATATCCAGGGCATTACTAAGCCCGCCATTCGTCGTCTGGCCCGCCGTGGTGGTGTTAAACGGATTTCTGGGCTCATCTATGAGGAAACTCGAGGGGTGCTAAAGGTGTTCCTGGAGAACGTGATCCGGGACGCGGTCACCTACACCGAGCACGCCAAGCGCAAGACTGTCACCGCCATGGACGTGGTCTATGCGCTCAAGCGCCAGGGACGTACTCTCTACGGCTTTGGCGGTTAA
- the H1-4 gene encoding histone H1.4, with product MSETAPAAPAAPAPAEKTPVKKKARKTAGAAKRKASGPPVSELITKAVAASKERSGVSLAALKKALAAAGYDVEKNNSRIKLGLKSLVSKGTLVQTKGTGASGSFKLNKKAATGEAKPKTKKAGAAKPKKPAGAAKKPKKATGAATPKKSAKKTPKKAKKPAAAAGAKKAKSPKKAKAAKPKKAPKSPAKAKAVKPKAAKPKTAKPKAAKPKKAAAKKK from the coding sequence ATGTCCGAGACTGCGCCCGCCGCGCCCGCTGCACCGGCCCCCGCCGAGAAGACGCCTGTGAAAAAGAAGGCCCGCAAGACCGCAGGTGCTGCGAAGCGCAAGGCTTCTGGTCCCCCGGTGTCCGAGCTCATCACCAAGGCTGTCGCTGCCTCCAAGGAGCGCAGCGGCGTGTCTCTAGCTGCGCTCAAGAAGGCATTGGCTGCTGCTGGCTATGATGTGGAGAAGAACAACAGCCGCATCAAGCTGGGTCTCAAGAGCTTGGTGAGCAAGGGCACCCTAGTGCAGACCAAGGGCACTGGGGCTTCAGGCTCTTTCAAGCTCAACAAGAAGgcggccactggggaagccaagcCCAAAACCAAGAAAGCGGGTGCGGCCAAGCCCAAGAAGCCCGCAGGAGCAGCTAAGAAGCCGAAAAAGGCCACTGGGGCGGCAACCCCTAAGAAGAGCGCCAAGAAGACCCCAAAGAAGGCGAAGAAGCCTGCTGCGGCTGCAGGAGCCAAAAAAGCAAAGAGTCCGAAAAAAGCGAAAGCAGCCAAGCCGAAGAAGGCGCCCAAGAGTCCAGCGAAGGCCAAAGCGGTGAAACCCAAGGCGGCTAAACCAAAGACCGCCAAACCCAAGGCAGCCAAGCCAAAGAAGGCGGCGGCCAAGAAGAAATAG
- the LOC102409122 gene encoding histone H2B type 1-M has protein sequence MPEPTKSAPAPKKGSKKAVTKAQKKDGKKRKRSRKESYSVYVYKVLKQVHPDTGISSKAMGIMNSFVNDIFERIAGEASRLAHYNKRSTITSREIQTAVRLLLPGELAKHAVSEGTKAVTKYTSSK, from the coding sequence ATGCCTGAACCCACCAAGTCAGCTCCAGCCCCAAAGAAAGGCTCGAAGAAGGCGGTGACCAAGGCGCAGAAGAAAGATGGCAAAAAGCGTAAGCGCAGCCGCAAGGAGAGCTACTCCGTGTACgtgtacaaggtgctgaagcagGTCCACCCGGACACTGGCATCTCGTCTAAGGCCATGGGCATTATGAACTCCTTCGTCAACGACATCTTCGAGCGTATCGCGGGCGAGGCGTCGCGTCTGGCGCATTACAACAAGCGCTCGACCATCACATCTAGGGAGATCCAGACGGCCGTGCGCCTGCTGTTGCCCGGGGAGTTGGCCAAACACGCCGTGTCTGAGGGCACCAAGGCTGTCACCAAGTACACCAGCTCCAAGTAA
- the LOC102410341 gene encoding histone H1.4 has product MSETVPAAPPVPSPAEKTPVKKKALKSTSTAKRKASGPSVSDLITKAVAASKERSGVSLAALKKALAAAGYDVEKNNSRIKLGLKSLVSKGTLVQTKGTGASGSFKLNKKAATGEAKPKAKKAGAAKPKKAAGAAKKPKKAPGVATPKKTAKMTLKKAKPATGAKKVAKSPKKVKTAKPKAAKSPVKAKVNNPKVAKPKAVQPKKATPKK; this is encoded by the coding sequence ATGTCTGAAACTGTACCTGCCGCGCCTCCTGTTCCTTCTCCTGCGGAGAAGACACCGGTGAAGAAAAAGGCGCTCAAGTCCACCAGTACCGCGAAGCGCAAGGCGTCCGGGCCCTCGGTGTCCGACCTCATCACCAAGGCTGTCGCCGCCTCCAAAGAACGCAGCGGCGTGTCTCTGGCTGCGCTCAAGAAAGCACTGGCGGCCGCCGGCTACGATGTGGAGAAGAACAACAGCCGCATCAAGCTGGGTCTCAAGAGCTTGGTGAGCAAGGGCACCCTGGTGCAGACCAAGGGCACCGGGGCTTCCGGCTCTTTCAAGCTCAACAAGAAGGCGGCCACCGGGGAGGCCAAGCCCAAGGCGAAGAAGGCGGGCGCGGCCAAGCCCAAGAAGGCTGCCGGGGCGGCTAAGAAGCCCAAGAAAGCCCCGGGTGTAGCCACCCCGAAGAAAACCGCTAAGATGACCTTGAAGAAGGCGAAGCCTGCTACTGGGGCGAAGAAAGTGGCCAAAAGCCCGAAAAAGGTGAAGACAGCTAAGCCCAAGGCGGCCAAGAGTCCAGTCAAGGCTAAAGTTAATAATCCCAAGGTAGCCAAGCCTAAAGCGGTCCAGCCTAAAAAGGCAACCCCCAAAAAGTAG
- the LOC102394835 gene encoding histone H3.1-like produces the protein MARTKQTTGGKAPRKQLATKATRKSALATGGVKKPHQYRPGTVTLHEIRRYQKSTELLIRKLPFQRLVREIAQDFKTGLRFQSTAVMALQEACEAYLVGLFKDTNLCAIHAKRVTIMPKDIQLARCIRGERA, from the coding sequence ATGGCTCGCACTAAGCAGACCACCGGCGGCAAGGCGCCGCGCAAGCAGCTGGCCACCAAGGCGACCCGCAAGAGCGCGCTGGCCACCGGCGGCGTGAAGAAGCCGCACCAATACCGCCCCGGCACGGTGACCCTGCACGAGATCCGCCGCTACCAGAAGTCCACGGAGCTGCTGATCCGCAAGCTGCCGTTCCAGCGGCTGGTGCGCGAGATCGCGCAGGACTTCAAGACCGGCCTGCGCTTCCAGAGCACGGCGGTGATGGCGCTGCAGGAGGCATGCGAGGCCTACCTGGTGGGGCTCTTCAAGGACACCAACCTGTGTGCCATCCACGCCAAGCGGGTTACCATCATGCCCAAGGACATCCAGCTTGCCCGCTGCATCCGCGGAGAGAGGGCTTAA
- the LOC102410999 gene encoding histone H2B type 1-C/E/F/G/I: protein MPEPAKSAPAPKKGSKKAVTKAQKKDGKKRKRSRKESYSVYVYKVLKQVHPDTGISSKAMGIMNSFVNDIFERIAGEASRLAHYNKRSTITSREIQTAVRLLLPGELAKHAVSEGTKAVTKYTSSK from the coding sequence ATGCCTGAACCAGCTAAGTCCGCTCCTGCCCCTAAAAAGGGCTCTAAAAAGGCGGTTaccaaggcccagaagaaggaCGGCAAGAAGCGCAAGCGTAGCCGCAAGGAGAGCTACTCTGTGTACgtgtacaaggtgctgaagcagGTCCATCCGGATACCGGCATCTCCTCCAAGGCCATGggcatcatgaactccttcgtcAATGACATCTTTGAGCGCATCGCGGGCGAGGCGTCTCGCCTGGCACATTACAACAAGCGCTCGACTATtacatccagggagatccagaccgcCGTGCGTCTGCTGCTGCCCggggagctggccaagcatgCAGTGTCTGAGGGCACCAAGGCTGTCACCAAGTACACCAGCTCCAAGTGA
- the LOC102410005 gene encoding histone H2B type 1-C/E/F/G/I-like, producing the protein MPEPAKSAPVPKKGSKKAVTKAQKKDGKKRKRSRKESYSVYVYKVLKQVHPDTGISSKAMGIMNSFVNDIFERIAGEASRLAHYNKRSTITSREIQTAVRLLLPGELAKHAVSEGTKAVTKYTSSK; encoded by the coding sequence ATGCCGGAGCCAGCCAAGTCAGCACCGGTCCCTAAGAAGGGCTCTAAAAAGGCGGTGACCAAGGCTCAGAAGAAGGATGGCAAGAAACGCAAGCGCAGCCGCAAGGAGAGCTACTCCGTGTACgtgtacaaggtgctgaagcagGTCCACCCGGACACCGGTATCTCGTCCAAAGCCATGGGAATCATGAATTCGTTCGTGAATGATATTTTCGAGCGCATCGCTGGCGAGGCATCGCGCCTGGCGCATTACAACAAGCGTTCGACcatcacatccagggagatccagaccgcCGTTCGCCTGCTATTGCCcggggagctggccaagcacgccGTGTCTGAGGGCACCAAGGCTGTCACCAAGTACACCAGCTCCAAGTAG
- the LOC102410667 gene encoding histone H3.1 has translation MARTKQTARKSTGGKAPRKQLATKAARKSAPATGGVKKPHRYRPGTVALREIRRYQKSTELLIRKLPFQRLVREIAQDFKTDLRFQSSAVMALQEACEAYLVGLFEDTNLCAIHAKRVTIMPKDIQLARRIRGERA, from the coding sequence ATGGCTCGCACTAAGCAGACCGCTCGCAAGTCCACCGGCGGCAAGGCGCCGCGCAAGCAGCTGGCCACTAAGGCGGCCCGCAAGAGCGCGCCGGCCACTGGCGGCGTGAAGAAGCCGCACCGCTACCGCCCCGGCACGGTGGCCCTGCGCGAGATCCGCCGCTACCAGAAGTCCACGGAGCTGCTGATCCGCAAGCTGCCGTTCCAGCGGCTGGTGCGCGAAATCGCGCAGGACTTCAAGACCGACCTGCGCTTTCAGAGCTCGGCCGTGATGGCGCTGCAGGAGGCGTGCGAGGCCTACCTGGTGGGGCTCTTCGAGGACACCAACCTGTGTGCCATCCACGCCAAGCGCGTCACCATCATGCCCAAGGACATCCAGCTCGCCCGCCGCATCCGCGGGGAGAGGGCCTAG